The Ziziphus jujuba cultivar Dongzao chromosome 7, ASM3175591v1 genome includes a region encoding these proteins:
- the LOC112492320 gene encoding 2-oxoglutarate-dependent dioxygenase 21, chloroplastic isoform X1 yields the protein MKYPNQTFSMLPTLLQNYKLFIIIINQLFIVIIILVFNKCYIEKAFNFESGFEVSAMNLYPPNFKSNGTMGISDHTDPGLFVSLIQNVNGGLQILSHQGKWINAYIPRNAIFMQIGDHLEILSNGKNKSHVHRVVVEKNKARRLTVATLHGPSLDTFVSPAVEFLDDSHPPLYRGKTYKQSLEANGHDEIDVQFSLQQIRLA from the exons ATGAAGTATCCAAATCAAACTTTTTCCATGCTGCCgactttactacaaaattacaaattatttattataattattaaccaattatttattgtaattattattttagtttttaacaaaTGCTACATAGAAAAGGCATTCAATTTTGAGTCGGGGTTTGAAGTATCAGCTATGAACCTTTACCCACCCAATTTCAAATCAAATGGTACTATGGGTATATCCGATCACACTGATCCTGGCTTATTTGTGTCCCTTATACAAAATGTTAACGGTGGCCTCCAAATACTATCCCATCAAGGAAAATGGATCAATGCTTACATTCCCCGTAATgctattttcatgcaaattGGGGATCATCTTGAG ATTTTGAGCAACGGAAAAAACAAGAGCCATGTGCATCGAGTAGTGGTGGAGAAGAACAAAGCGAGGAGGCTAACTGTGGCCACACTTCATGGACCGTCATTGGATACATTTGTGAGCCCAGCGGTCGAGTTTTTGGACGACTCTCACCCCCCATTGTACCGTGGAAAGACGTACAAGCAGTCCTTGGAAGCCAATGGTCATGACGAGATTGATGTGCAATTTAGCCTCCAACAAATTCGGCTTGCTTAA
- the LOC112492320 gene encoding 2-oxoglutarate-dependent dioxygenase 21, chloroplastic isoform X3, producing MLTVASKYYPIKENGSMLTFPVMLFSCKLGIILSEYLVLQILSNGKNKSHVHRVVVEKNKARRLTVATLHGPSLDTFVSPAVEFLDDSHPPLYRGKTYKQSLEANGHDEIDVQFSLQQIRLA from the exons ATGTTAACGGTGGCCTCCAAATACTATCCCATCAAGGAAAATGGATCAATGCTTACATTCCCCGTAATgctattttcatgcaaattGGGGATCATCTTGAG TGAATATTTGGTGTTACAGATTTTGAGCAACGGAAAAAACAAGAGCCATGTGCATCGAGTAGTGGTGGAGAAGAACAAAGCGAGGAGGCTAACTGTGGCCACACTTCATGGACCGTCATTGGATACATTTGTGAGCCCAGCGGTCGAGTTTTTGGACGACTCTCACCCCCCATTGTACCGTGGAAAGACGTACAAGCAGTCCTTGGAAGCCAATGGTCATGACGAGATTGATGTGCAATTTAGCCTCCAACAAATTCGGCTTGCTTAA